A region of Thermus neutrinimicus DNA encodes the following proteins:
- a CDS encoding c-type cytochrome, whose translation MARWLLLLLPLLSACGWMWDQPKVTPFREAPLQVQVAPERVRFGENLNLEVRTGLKPEGGFSENPYAFTDGELLRGKALYRSFCAICHGLNGEGDGRVIPLGMPKPRSFLDPGVKAMPEGYFYFAATNGFGRMLSYKSRIPERERWLIARYIKRCLQEEACPLEVINAEVY comes from the coding sequence GTGGCTAGGTGGCTTCTTCTCCTGCTCCCCCTCCTTTCCGCCTGCGGCTGGATGTGGGACCAGCCCAAGGTGACGCCCTTCCGGGAAGCCCCCTTGCAGGTCCAGGTGGCCCCGGAACGGGTGCGCTTCGGGGAGAACCTGAACCTGGAGGTGCGCACTGGGCTTAAGCCGGAGGGGGGGTTTTCCGAAAACCCCTACGCCTTCACCGACGGGGAGCTTTTGCGGGGCAAGGCCCTTTACCGCTCCTTTTGCGCCATCTGCCACGGGCTAAACGGGGAAGGGGATGGGCGGGTGATCCCCCTGGGGATGCCCAAGCCCCGCTCCTTCCTGGACCCAGGGGTGAAGGCCATGCCCGAGGGCTACTTCTACTTTGCGGCCACCAACGGGTTTGGCCGCATGCTCTCCTACAAAAGCCGCATCCCGGAGAGGGAGCGCTGGCTCATCGCCCGCTACATCAAGCGGTGTCTGCAGGAGGAG